In Argopecten irradians isolate NY chromosome 11, Ai_NY, whole genome shotgun sequence, one DNA window encodes the following:
- the LOC138334729 gene encoding uncharacterized protein, giving the protein MAEGGYCSPDFEVDTSEIPQTEVLQSLDNMASASRADELTAGTSSGDDTMQRFLQKSQCERLYEIRNLQHGAKPVTSQGHKEMINQFFSKKLTAQEQAASHGKENVPVNEDAVEEHRPETIVVEIQGLVEQQRVSNSVGTNFRRHLENIIRGSITRVTRNPTPRPSSSRQASSSPIPTTTPPRSEGILQSPAVPPVVPPVVPEASPFVTAPTTTERSRSNTISSNNSSATHISATPSGNSETDFIPQDPEVRSPIPQIYDRIMGFDWEDRHRENMVQEISELVHSRIVSSTLEGDFRTRLEISMQERLASSGFDGSRVQEFVQNITPSQPIERNDFSNLGIHVNAPADNWDNISVTSVSAHAVPYTQSSRYMSREIQSLKAQLMEMKNMMKLSFDLQMDIQRSIRQEVAAAMNDVKRADGNTALPVAAKSKPVSDTHCLICLDNFSDSVLYQCGHMCVCFTCGQNLMSRGSKCPVCRAPIKDIIRAYRCNQD; this is encoded by the exons ATGGCAGAAGGTGGATATTGTTCGCCTGATTTTGAAGTTGACACTTCTGAAATACCACAGACAGAGGTGCTGCAGTCATTAGATAATATGGCAAGTGCAAGTAGAGCCGACGAACTGACCGCTGGCACCAGTTCTGGCGATGACACGATGCAGCGATTTCTGCAGAAATCACAATG TGAGCGACTTTATGAAATAAGGAACCTTCAACATGGAGCCAAACCTGTGACGAGCCAAGGCCACAAAGAGATGATCAATCAGTTCTTCTCCAAGAAACTGACAGCTCAGGAACAAGCAGCAAGTCACGGGAAAGAAAATGTACCAGTAAATGAGGATGCTGTGGAGGAGCATCGACCGGAGACGATTGTGGTGGAAATTCAGGGACTGGTGGAACAACAGCGTGTATCCAACTCAGTTGGAACAAACTTCCGAAGACATCTGGAGAACATCATAAGAGGCAGTATTACAAGAGTGACAAGAAACCCGACCCCGCGTCCTTCCTCCTCTAGACAGGCATCCTCCTCTCCCATCCCCACAACAACACCTCCTCGAAGCGAAGGGATCCTACAATCACCTGCTGTTCCTCCCGTGGTGCCACCTGTGGTTCCTGAGGCTTCTCCATTTGTTACTGCACCCACCACAACAGAAAGAAGTCGAAGCAACACTATCAGCTCAAACAACAGCTCAGCTACACACA TAAGTGCTACACCTTCTGGTAACTCAGAGACAGACTTCATTCCTCAAGATCCAGAAGTGAGAAGTCCTATACCACA GATTTATGACAGAATCATGGGTTTTGACTGGGAGGACAGACACCGGGAGAATATGGTCCAGGAGATCAGTGAACTCGTCCATAGTCGTATTGTCTCCTCTACTCTAGAGGGCGACTTCAGAACCCGTCTGGAAATCAGCATGCAG GAACGACTAGCTAGCAGTGGATTTGATGGATCGAGAGTCCAGGAATTTGTACAGAATATCACTCCATCGCAGCCCATTGAGAGGAATGACTTCTCAAATCTGGGTATTCATGTTAACGCTCCAGCAGATAACTGGGACAACATCTCTGTAACGAGTGTCAGCGCTCACGCAGTTCcttatacacag TCAAGTCGCTATATGAGCAGAGAGATTCAGAGTTTGAAGGCACAGCTTATGGAGATGAAAAACATGATGAAGCTGAGCTTTGACCTTCAGATGGATATTCAAAGGTCAATCAGACAGGAAGTTGCTGCAGCGATGAATGATGTAAAAC GAGCTGACGGAAACACAGCCTTGCCTGTGGCAGCTAAGTCCAAACCTGTGAGTGACACCCACTGTCTCATCTGTCTCGACAATTTCTCTGACTCTGTTCTCTACCAGTGTGGACATATGTGTGTGTGCTTCACTTGTGGGCAGAACTTAATGAGTCGAGGATCGAAATGTCCAGTGTGCAGAGCTCCAATCAAGGACATTATCAGAGCCTACAGATGTAACCAGGACTAA
- the LOC138334730 gene encoding coiled-coil domain-containing protein 172-like isoform X2 encodes MSSSLTDLFAQIIDSERRAHERKTYLQEVRNKVRQKEADILQLKQEKEVLRKELEVKIAELNKVDVNLILVNNRKEILTNQKSQLQKERQDFEDQLENLEEELFHVNERFCSDVETFVTEYGLLGNGADIRRDEALRQIEGLSAEKNQLHQEIRDYEERMESLRILRDKETDLMDLLQITKAKNSELCEKVAEEKRKLLQQEEEKQSIQLLPTTDADFIRLQTELDSVKEEDLEAKCHHLQQQVQSLQQQLWQRKVKDKHKYQSSVKHHQTQTSRQTASNLNEDLKVSTSNRMCVSSFTATTGANQTQNEAVDELKVDNLEDIFDDDLNLNLPQQNDTKPVKKQHIFRKGHS; translated from the exons ATGTCGTCTTCTCTAACTGATTTATTTGCACAGATTATTGATTCGGAACGAAGAGCCCATGAAAGAAAGACATATTTACAAGAAG TTAGAAATAAAGTGCGACAAAAAGAAGCGGATATCCTTcaattaaaacaagaaaaagaagTGCTGCGGAAGGAGCTGGAAGTTAAG ATAGCAGAGTTAAACAAAGTAGATGTCAACCTCATACTGGTAAATAATAGGAAGGAGATTCTCACAAACCAGAAATCACAGCTCCAAAAGGAAAGACAGGACTTTGAAGACCAGCTG GAGAACTTGGAAGAGGAGCTGTTTCATGTAAATGAGAGATTTTGTTCTGATGTGGAGACGTTTGTTACCGAGTATGGACTGTTGGGTAATGGAGCGGATATACGAAGAGATGAAGCCCTTCGTCAGATAGAGGGATTATCGGCAGAGAAAAATCAACTTCACCAAG AAATCCGAGACTATGAAGAGCGTATGGAGTCTCTAAGGATTCTAAGGGACAAAGAAACAGACTTGATGGACTTACTTCAAATCACCAAAGCAAAGAATTCAG AACTCTGTGAAAAAGTTGctgaagaaaaaagaaagttgCTGCAACAAGAAGAGGAAAAACAAAGTATTCAGCTACTGCCAACAACAGACGCAGACTTTATCAG GCTTCAAACCGAGCTAGACTCCGTGAAGGAGGAGGATCTAGAGGCAAAGTGTCACCACCTCCAGCAGCAGGTCCAGTCTCTTCAACAACAGCTGTGGCAGAGGAAGGTGAAGGATAAACATAAATACCAGTCATCTGTAAAACACCACCAAACACAGACATCTCGACAAACAGCCTCTAACCTG AATGAAGACTTGAAGGTATCAACAAGTAATCGTATGTGTGTATCCAGCTTCACCGCGACTACAGGCGCTAATCAGACACAG AATGAAGCAGTAGACGAACTGAAAGTAGACAACTTAGAAGATATATTTGATGACGACCTTAATCTGAACCTTCCACAGCAGAATGACACTAAACCGGTGAAAAAGCAACACATTTTTAGAAAAG GACATTCCTGA
- the LOC138334730 gene encoding coiled-coil domain-containing protein 172-like isoform X1 — MSSSLTDLFAQIIDSERRAHERKTYLQEVRNKVRQKEADILQLKQEKEVLRKELEVKIAELNKVDVNLILVNNRKEILTNQKSQLQKERQDFEDQLENLEEELFHVNERFCSDVETFVTEYGLLGNGADIRRDEALRQIEGLSAEKNQLHQEIRDYEERMESLRILRDKETDLMDLLQITKAKNSELCEKVAEEKRKLLQQEEEKQSIQLLPTTDADFIRLQTELDSVKEEDLEAKCHHLQQQVQSLQQQLWQRKVKDKHKYQSSVKHHQTQTSRQTASNLNEDLKVSTSNRMCVSSFTATTGANQTQNEAVDELKVDNLEDIFDDDLNLNLPQQNDTKPVKKQHIFRKGSLEISSI; from the exons ATGTCGTCTTCTCTAACTGATTTATTTGCACAGATTATTGATTCGGAACGAAGAGCCCATGAAAGAAAGACATATTTACAAGAAG TTAGAAATAAAGTGCGACAAAAAGAAGCGGATATCCTTcaattaaaacaagaaaaagaagTGCTGCGGAAGGAGCTGGAAGTTAAG ATAGCAGAGTTAAACAAAGTAGATGTCAACCTCATACTGGTAAATAATAGGAAGGAGATTCTCACAAACCAGAAATCACAGCTCCAAAAGGAAAGACAGGACTTTGAAGACCAGCTG GAGAACTTGGAAGAGGAGCTGTTTCATGTAAATGAGAGATTTTGTTCTGATGTGGAGACGTTTGTTACCGAGTATGGACTGTTGGGTAATGGAGCGGATATACGAAGAGATGAAGCCCTTCGTCAGATAGAGGGATTATCGGCAGAGAAAAATCAACTTCACCAAG AAATCCGAGACTATGAAGAGCGTATGGAGTCTCTAAGGATTCTAAGGGACAAAGAAACAGACTTGATGGACTTACTTCAAATCACCAAAGCAAAGAATTCAG AACTCTGTGAAAAAGTTGctgaagaaaaaagaaagttgCTGCAACAAGAAGAGGAAAAACAAAGTATTCAGCTACTGCCAACAACAGACGCAGACTTTATCAG GCTTCAAACCGAGCTAGACTCCGTGAAGGAGGAGGATCTAGAGGCAAAGTGTCACCACCTCCAGCAGCAGGTCCAGTCTCTTCAACAACAGCTGTGGCAGAGGAAGGTGAAGGATAAACATAAATACCAGTCATCTGTAAAACACCACCAAACACAGACATCTCGACAAACAGCCTCTAACCTG AATGAAGACTTGAAGGTATCAACAAGTAATCGTATGTGTGTATCCAGCTTCACCGCGACTACAGGCGCTAATCAGACACAG AATGAAGCAGTAGACGAACTGAAAGTAGACAACTTAGAAGATATATTTGATGACGACCTTAATCTGAACCTTCCACAGCAGAATGACACTAAACCGGTGAAAAAGCAACACATTTTTAGAAAAGGTTCGTTAGAGATCTCTTCAATTTAG
- the LOC138334730 gene encoding coiled-coil domain-containing protein 172-like isoform X3 produces the protein MSSSLTDLFAQIIDSERRAHERKTYLQEVRNKVRQKEADILQLKQEKEVLRKELEVKIAELNKVDVNLILVNNRKEILTNQKSQLQKERQDFEDQLENLEEELFHVNERFCSDVETFVTEYGLLGNGADIRRDEALRQIEGLSAEKNQLHQEIRDYEERMESLRILRDKETDLMDLLQITKAKNSELCEKVAEEKRKLLQQEEEKQSIQLLPTTDADFIRLQTELDSVKEEDLEAKCHHLQQQVQSLQQQLWQRKNEDLKVSTSNRMCVSSFTATTGANQTQNEAVDELKVDNLEDIFDDDLNLNLPQQNDTKPVKKQHIFRKGSLEISSI, from the exons ATGTCGTCTTCTCTAACTGATTTATTTGCACAGATTATTGATTCGGAACGAAGAGCCCATGAAAGAAAGACATATTTACAAGAAG TTAGAAATAAAGTGCGACAAAAAGAAGCGGATATCCTTcaattaaaacaagaaaaagaagTGCTGCGGAAGGAGCTGGAAGTTAAG ATAGCAGAGTTAAACAAAGTAGATGTCAACCTCATACTGGTAAATAATAGGAAGGAGATTCTCACAAACCAGAAATCACAGCTCCAAAAGGAAAGACAGGACTTTGAAGACCAGCTG GAGAACTTGGAAGAGGAGCTGTTTCATGTAAATGAGAGATTTTGTTCTGATGTGGAGACGTTTGTTACCGAGTATGGACTGTTGGGTAATGGAGCGGATATACGAAGAGATGAAGCCCTTCGTCAGATAGAGGGATTATCGGCAGAGAAAAATCAACTTCACCAAG AAATCCGAGACTATGAAGAGCGTATGGAGTCTCTAAGGATTCTAAGGGACAAAGAAACAGACTTGATGGACTTACTTCAAATCACCAAAGCAAAGAATTCAG AACTCTGTGAAAAAGTTGctgaagaaaaaagaaagttgCTGCAACAAGAAGAGGAAAAACAAAGTATTCAGCTACTGCCAACAACAGACGCAGACTTTATCAG GCTTCAAACCGAGCTAGACTCCGTGAAGGAGGAGGATCTAGAGGCAAAGTGTCACCACCTCCAGCAGCAGGTCCAGTCTCTTCAACAACAGCTGTGGCAGAGGAAG AATGAAGACTTGAAGGTATCAACAAGTAATCGTATGTGTGTATCCAGCTTCACCGCGACTACAGGCGCTAATCAGACACAG AATGAAGCAGTAGACGAACTGAAAGTAGACAACTTAGAAGATATATTTGATGACGACCTTAATCTGAACCTTCCACAGCAGAATGACACTAAACCGGTGAAAAAGCAACACATTTTTAGAAAAGGTTCGTTAGAGATCTCTTCAATTTAG